A single genomic interval of Arachis duranensis cultivar V14167 chromosome 7, aradu.V14167.gnm2.J7QH, whole genome shotgun sequence harbors:
- the LOC107496568 gene encoding chloroplastic lipocalin, with amino-acid sequence MVEVLLASSHLLHCSSYPPTSWKVSGTGRGAYLKCSLELRRSSKVVLTKKVLLSGLAASFILLSPPPSQSAATDFVHQQNICQLANASENSVALPFENDSDGKGANLMMMRGMTAKNFDPVRYSGRWFEVASLKRGFAGQGQEDCHCTQGVYTFDREAKAIQVDTFCVHGGPNGYITGIRGRVQCLSEDDLQKNATDLEKQEMIKEKCYLRFPTLPFIPKEPYDVIATDYDNFALVSGAKDTSFVQIYSRTPNPGPEFIEKYKAYLENFGYDSSKIKDTPQDCEVMSNSQLAAMMSMPGMQQALINQFPDLELKAPIALNPFTSVFDTFKKLLELYFK; translated from the exons ATGGTAGAGGTTCTTCTAGCATCATCACATCTACTTCACTGTTCATCTTATCCTCCTACATCTTG GAAGGTTTCAGGAACAGGAAGAGGAGCATATTTGAAGTGTTCATTGGAGCTGAGGAGGAGTAGTAAGGTGGTTCTGACCAAGAAAGTTTTGTTATCTGGCCTTGCTGCTTCCTTCATACTTCTCTCTCCTCCACCATCTCAG TCTGCTGCTACAGATTTTGTTCATCAACAAAATATATGTCAGCTTGCCAATGCTAGTGAAAATTCAGTTGCCCTACCCTTTGAGAATGATTCTGATGGAAAAGGTGCGAACCTAATGATGATGAGAGGTATGACAGCCAAGAATTTTGATCCTGTAAGGTATTCAGGAAGATGGTTTGAAGTCGCTTCGCTTAAACGTGGATTCGCCGGTCAAGGTCAAGAAGACTGCCATTGTACTCAG GGTGTATATACATTTGATAGGGAAGCTAAGGCTATTCAAGTTGATACATTTTGTGTTCATGGAGGCCCTAATGGATATATAACCGGAATTAGGGGGAGAGTTCAATGTCTATCAGAAGATGATTTGCAGAAAAATGCAACTGACCTAGAGAAGCAGGAAATGATTAAAGAAAAATGCTATCTCCGCTTTCCTACATTGCCATTCATCCCTAAGGAACCTTACGATGTCATTGCTACTGATTATGACAATTTTGCTCTTGTTTCAGGAGCAAAGGACACTAGTTTTGTTCAG ATATACTCAAGAACACCTAACCCTGGACCTGAATTCATAGAGAAGTACAAAGCTTACTTGGAAAACTTTGGATATGATTCAAGCAAGATCAAAGACACGCCTCAAGATTGCGAAGTAATGTCGAACAGTCAGCTGGCAGCTATGATGTCCATGCCTGGAATGCAGCAGGCACTAATAAACCAGTTTCCTGATCTTGAACTTAAGGCCCCTATTGCACTTAATCCCTTCACAAGTGTATTTGACACTTTCAAGAAGCTTCTTGAGCTTTATTTTAAATAG